A part of Homo sapiens chromosome 19 genomic scaffold, GRCh38.p14 alternate locus group ALT_REF_LOCI_6 HSCHR19LRC_LRC_T_CTG3_1 genomic DNA contains:
- the CNOT3 gene encoding CCR4-NOT transcription complex subunit 3 isoform 4 (isoform 4 is encoded by transcript variant 4) has product MADKRKLQGEIDRCLKKVSEGVEQFEDIWQKLHNAANANQKEKYEADLKKEIKKLQRLRDQIKTWVASNEIKDKRQLIDNRKLIETQMERFKVVERETKTKAYSKEGLGLAQKVDPAQKEKEEVGQWLTNTIDTLNMQVDQFESEVESLSVQTRKKKGDKDQKQDRIEGLKRHIEKHRYHVRMLETILRMLDNDSILVDAIRKIKDDVEYYVDSSQDPDFEENEFLYDDLDLEDIPQALVATSPPSHSHMEDEIFNQSSSTPTSTTSSSPIPPSPANCTTENSEDDKKRGRSTDSEVSQSPAKNGSKPVHSNQHPQSPAVPPTYPSGPPPAASALSTTPGNNGVPAPAAPPSALGPKASPAPSHNSGTPAPYAQAVAPPAPSGPSTTQPRPPSVQPSGGGGGGSGGGGSSSSSNSSAGGGAGKQNGATSYSSVVADSPAEVALSSSGGNNASSQALGPPSGPHNPPPSTSKEPSAAAPTGAGGVAPGSGNNSGGPSLLVPLPVNPPSSPTPSFSDAKAAGALLNGPPQFSTAPEIKAPEPLSSLKSMAERAAISSGIEDPVPTLHLTERDIILSSTSAPPASAQPPLQLSEVNIPLSLGVCPLGPVPLTKEQLYQQAMEEAAWHHMPHPSDSERIRQYLPRNPCPTPPYHHQMPPPHSDTVEFYQRLSTETLFFIFYYLEGTKAQYLAAKALKKQSWRFHTKYMMWFQRHEEPKTITDEFEQLAQSLSLTKYSSLWLSAQPGTPPSHPPLGQLLGLL; this is encoded by the exons ATGGCGGACAAGCGCAAACTCCAAG GTGAGATTGATCGCTGCCTCAAGAAGGTGTCCGAGGGCGTGGAGCAGTTTGAAGATATTTGGCAGAAG CTCCACAATGCAGCCAACGCGAACCAGAAAGAAAAGTATGAGGCTGACCTAAAGAAGGAGATTAAGAAGCTACAA CGGCTGAGGGACCAAATCAAGACATGGGTAGCGTCCAACGAGATCAAGGACAAGAGGCAGCTTATAGACAACCGCAAGCTCATTGAGACG CAAATGGAACGGTTCAAAGTTGTGGAACGAGAGACCAAAACCAAAGCTTACAGCAAAgagggcctgggcctggcccagaagGTAGATCCTGcccagaaggagaaggaagaggttgGCCAGTGGCTCACG aATACCATCGACACGCTCAACATGCAGGTGGACCAGTTTGAGAGTGAAGTGGAGTCACTGTCAGTGCAGACACGCAAGAAGAAGGGCGACAAGGAT CAGAAGCAGGACCGGATTGAGGGCTTGAAGCGGCACATCGAGAAGCACCGCTACCACGTGCGCATGCTAGAGACCATCCTGCGCATGCTGGACAATGACTCCATCCTCGTTGACGCCATCCGCAAGATCAAGGACGACGTTGAGTACTATGTTGACTCATCCCAGGACCCCGACTTCGAGGAGAACGAGTTTCTCTACGATGACCTGGACCTCGAGGACATTC CACAGGCGCTGGTCGCCACCTCCCCTCCCAGCCACAGCCACATGGAGGATGAGATCTTCAACCAGTCCAGCAGCACGCCCACCTCAACCACCTCCAGCTCTCCCATCCCGCCCAGCCCAGCCAACTGTACCACG GAAAACTCTGAAGATGATAAGAAGAGGGGACGTTCCACAGACAGTGAAGTCAGCCAG TCTCCAGCCAAAAACGGCTCCAAGCCTGTCCACAGCAACCAGCACCCTCAGTCCCCAGCTGTGCCGCCCACCTACCCCTCCGGCCCCCCGCCTGCTGCCTCTGCCTTGAGCACCACTCCTGGCAACAATGGGGTCCCCGCCCCCGCAGCACCCCCAAGTGCCCTGGGCCCCAAGGCCAGTCCAGCTCCCAGCCACAACTCGGGCACCCCTGCTCCCTATGCCCAGGCTGTGGCCCCACCAGCTCCCAGTGGGCCCAGCACGACCCAGCCCCGGCCCCCCAGCGTCCAGCCTAgcggaggcggaggcggcggCAGCGGAGGTGGAGGGAGCAGCAGCAGTAGTAACAGCAGTGCCGGTGGAGGGGCTGGCAAGCAGAATGGCGCCACCA GTTACAGCTCAGTTGTGGCAGACAGCCCGGCAGAGGTGGCTTTGAGCAGCAGTGGGGGCAACAATGCCAGCAGCCAGGCCTTGGGCCCCCCTTCCGGCCCCCACAACCCACCTCCCAGCACCTC GAAGGAACCCAGTGCGGCAGCCCCAACGGGGGCTGGGGGCGTGGCCCCAGGCTCAGGGAACAACTCAGGGGGACCCAGCCTCCTGGTGCCACTGCCTGTGAATCCTCCCAGCTCCCCAACGCCCAGCTTCAGTGATGCCAAGGCAGCCGGTGCCCTGCTCAATGGGCCTCCACAGTTCAGCACCGCCCCAGAAATCAAG GCCCCTGAGCCTCTGAGCTCCTTGAAGTCCATGGCGGAACGGGCAGCCATCAGCTCTGGCATTGAGGACCCTGTGCCAACGCTGCACCTGACCGAGCGAG aCATCATCCTGAGCAGTACATCAGCACCTCCGGCCTCAGCCCAGCCGCCCCTGCAGCTGTCAGAGGTGAACATACCGCTGTCGCTGGGTGTCTGTCCACTGGGCCCTGTGCCCCTCACCAAGGAGCAGCTCTATCAGCAGGCCATGGAAGAGGCCGCCTGGCACCACATGCCTCACCCCTCTGACTCTGAGCGTATTCG GCAGTACCTCCCCCGGAACCCCTGTCCGACGCCCCCCTACCACCACCAGATGCCACCCCCACACTCGGACACTGTGGAATTCTACCAGCGCCTGTCGACCGAGACACTCTTCTTCATCTTCTACTATCTGGAG GGCACTAAGGCACAGTATCTGGCAGCCAAGGCCCTAAAGAAGCAGTCATGGCGATTCCACACCAAGTACATGATGTGGTTCCAGAGGCACGAGGAGCCCAAGACCATCACTGACGAGTTTGAGCAG CTGGCGCAGTCCCTCAGCCTGACCAAGTACTCCTCCCTCTGGCTGTCTGCTCAGCCTGGAACACCGCCCTCTCATCCTCCACTTGGCCAGCTCCTAGGCCTCCTGTAG
- the CNOT3 gene encoding CCR4-NOT transcription complex subunit 3 isoform X8, translating to MADKRKLQGEIDRCLKKVSEGVEQFEDIWQKLHNAANANQKEKYEADLKKEIKKLQRLRDQIKTWVASNEIKDKRQLIDNRKLIETQMERFKVVERETKTKAYSKEGLGLAQKVDPAQKEKEEVGQWLTNTIDTLNMQVDQFESEVESLSVQTRKKKGDKDKQDRIEGLKRHIEKHRYHVRMLETILRMLDNDSILVDAIRKIKDDVEYYVDSSQDPDFEENEFLYDDLDLEDIPQALVATSPPSHSHMEDEIFNQSSSTPTSTTSSSPIPPSPANCTTENSEDDKKRGRSTDSEVSQSPAKNGSKPVHSNQHPQSPAVPPTYPSGPPPAASALSTTPGNNGVPAPAAPPSALGPKASPAPSHNSGTPAPYAQAVAPPAPSGPSTTQPRPPSVQPSGGGGGGSGGGGSSSSSNSSAGGGAGKQNGATSYSSVVADSPAEVALSSSGGNNASSQALGPPSGPHNPPPSTSKEPSAAAPTGAGGVAPGSGNNSGGPSLLVPLPVNPPSSPTPSFSDAKAAGALLNGPPQFSTAPEIKAPEPLSSLKSMAERAAISSGIEDPVPTLHLTERDIILSSTSAPPASAQPPLQLSEVNIPLSLGVCPLGPVPLTKEQLYQQAMEEAAWHHMPHPSDSERIRQYLPRNPCPTPPYHHQMPPPHSDTVEFYQRLSTETLFFIFYYLELL from the exons ATGGCGGACAAGCGCAAACTCCAAG GTGAGATTGATCGCTGCCTCAAGAAGGTGTCCGAGGGCGTGGAGCAGTTTGAAGATATTTGGCAGAAG CTCCACAATGCAGCCAACGCGAACCAGAAAGAAAAGTATGAGGCTGACCTAAAGAAGGAGATTAAGAAGCTACAA CGGCTGAGGGACCAAATCAAGACATGGGTAGCGTCCAACGAGATCAAGGACAAGAGGCAGCTTATAGACAACCGCAAGCTCATTGAGACG CAAATGGAACGGTTCAAAGTTGTGGAACGAGAGACCAAAACCAAAGCTTACAGCAAAgagggcctgggcctggcccagaagGTAGATCCTGcccagaaggagaaggaagaggttgGCCAGTGGCTCACG aATACCATCGACACGCTCAACATGCAGGTGGACCAGTTTGAGAGTGAAGTGGAGTCACTGTCAGTGCAGACACGCAAGAAGAAGGGCGACAAGGAT AAGCAGGACCGGATTGAGGGCTTGAAGCGGCACATCGAGAAGCACCGCTACCACGTGCGCATGCTAGAGACCATCCTGCGCATGCTGGACAATGACTCCATCCTCGTTGACGCCATCCGCAAGATCAAGGACGACGTTGAGTACTATGTTGACTCATCCCAGGACCCCGACTTCGAGGAGAACGAGTTTCTCTACGATGACCTGGACCTCGAGGACATTC CACAGGCGCTGGTCGCCACCTCCCCTCCCAGCCACAGCCACATGGAGGATGAGATCTTCAACCAGTCCAGCAGCACGCCCACCTCAACCACCTCCAGCTCTCCCATCCCGCCCAGCCCAGCCAACTGTACCACG GAAAACTCTGAAGATGATAAGAAGAGGGGACGTTCCACAGACAGTGAAGTCAGCCAG TCTCCAGCCAAAAACGGCTCCAAGCCTGTCCACAGCAACCAGCACCCTCAGTCCCCAGCTGTGCCGCCCACCTACCCCTCCGGCCCCCCGCCTGCTGCCTCTGCCTTGAGCACCACTCCTGGCAACAATGGGGTCCCCGCCCCCGCAGCACCCCCAAGTGCCCTGGGCCCCAAGGCCAGTCCAGCTCCCAGCCACAACTCGGGCACCCCTGCTCCCTATGCCCAGGCTGTGGCCCCACCAGCTCCCAGTGGGCCCAGCACGACCCAGCCCCGGCCCCCCAGCGTCCAGCCTAgcggaggcggaggcggcggCAGCGGAGGTGGAGGGAGCAGCAGCAGTAGTAACAGCAGTGCCGGTGGAGGGGCTGGCAAGCAGAATGGCGCCACCA GTTACAGCTCAGTTGTGGCAGACAGCCCGGCAGAGGTGGCTTTGAGCAGCAGTGGGGGCAACAATGCCAGCAGCCAGGCCTTGGGCCCCCCTTCCGGCCCCCACAACCCACCTCCCAGCACCTC GAAGGAACCCAGTGCGGCAGCCCCAACGGGGGCTGGGGGCGTGGCCCCAGGCTCAGGGAACAACTCAGGGGGACCCAGCCTCCTGGTGCCACTGCCTGTGAATCCTCCCAGCTCCCCAACGCCCAGCTTCAGTGATGCCAAGGCAGCCGGTGCCCTGCTCAATGGGCCTCCACAGTTCAGCACCGCCCCAGAAATCAAG GCCCCTGAGCCTCTGAGCTCCTTGAAGTCCATGGCGGAACGGGCAGCCATCAGCTCTGGCATTGAGGACCCTGTGCCAACGCTGCACCTGACCGAGCGAG aCATCATCCTGAGCAGTACATCAGCACCTCCGGCCTCAGCCCAGCCGCCCCTGCAGCTGTCAGAGGTGAACATACCGCTGTCGCTGGGTGTCTGTCCACTGGGCCCTGTGCCCCTCACCAAGGAGCAGCTCTATCAGCAGGCCATGGAAGAGGCCGCCTGGCACCACATGCCTCACCCCTCTGACTCTGAGCGTATTCG GCAGTACCTCCCCCGGAACCCCTGTCCGACGCCCCCCTACCACCACCAGATGCCACCCCCACACTCGGACACTGTGGAATTCTACCAGCGCCTGTCGACCGAGACACTCTTCTTCATCTTCTACTATCTGGAG CTTCTCTGA
- the CNOT3 gene encoding CCR4-NOT transcription complex subunit 3 isoform 6 (isoform 6 is encoded by transcript variant 6), whose translation MADKRKLQGEIDRCLKKVSEGVEQFEDIWQKLHNAANANQKEKYEADLKKEIKKLQRLRDQIKTWVASNEIKDKRQLIDNRKLIETQMERFKVVERETKTKAYSKEGLGLAQKVDPAQKEKEEVGQWLTNTIDTLNMQVDQFESEVESLSVQTRKKKGDKDQKQDRIEGLKRHIEKHRYHVRMLETILRMLDNDSILVDAIRKIKDDVEYYVDSSQDPDFEENEFLYDDLDLEDIPQALVATSPPSHSHMEDEIFNQSSSTPTSTTSSSPIPPSPANCTTENSEDDKKRGRSTDSEVSQSPAKNGSKPVHSNQHPQSPAVPPTYPSGPPPAASALSTTPGNNGVPAPAAPPSALGPKASPAPSHNSGTPAPYAQAVAPPAPSGPSTTQPRPPSVQPSGGGGGGSGGGGSSSSSNSSAGGGAGKQNGATSYSSVVADSPAEVALSSSGGNNASSQALGPPSGPHNPPPSTSKEPSAAAPTGAGGVAPGSGNNSGGPSLLVPLPVNPPSSPTPSFSDAKAAGALLNGPPQFSTAPEIKAPEPLSSLKSMAERAAISSGIEDPVPTLHLTERDIILSSTSAPPASAQPPLQLSEVNIPLSLGVCPLGPVPLTKEQLYQQAMEEAAWHHMPHPSDSERIRQYLPRNPCPTPPYHHQMPPPHSDTVEFYQRLSTETLFFIFYYLEGTKAQYLAAKALKKQSWRFHTKYMMWFQRHEEPKTITDEFEQVRAPPPLFPLLGLG comes from the exons ATGGCGGACAAGCGCAAACTCCAAG GTGAGATTGATCGCTGCCTCAAGAAGGTGTCCGAGGGCGTGGAGCAGTTTGAAGATATTTGGCAGAAG CTCCACAATGCAGCCAACGCGAACCAGAAAGAAAAGTATGAGGCTGACCTAAAGAAGGAGATTAAGAAGCTACAA CGGCTGAGGGACCAAATCAAGACATGGGTAGCGTCCAACGAGATCAAGGACAAGAGGCAGCTTATAGACAACCGCAAGCTCATTGAGACG CAAATGGAACGGTTCAAAGTTGTGGAACGAGAGACCAAAACCAAAGCTTACAGCAAAgagggcctgggcctggcccagaagGTAGATCCTGcccagaaggagaaggaagaggttgGCCAGTGGCTCACG aATACCATCGACACGCTCAACATGCAGGTGGACCAGTTTGAGAGTGAAGTGGAGTCACTGTCAGTGCAGACACGCAAGAAGAAGGGCGACAAGGAT CAGAAGCAGGACCGGATTGAGGGCTTGAAGCGGCACATCGAGAAGCACCGCTACCACGTGCGCATGCTAGAGACCATCCTGCGCATGCTGGACAATGACTCCATCCTCGTTGACGCCATCCGCAAGATCAAGGACGACGTTGAGTACTATGTTGACTCATCCCAGGACCCCGACTTCGAGGAGAACGAGTTTCTCTACGATGACCTGGACCTCGAGGACATTC CACAGGCGCTGGTCGCCACCTCCCCTCCCAGCCACAGCCACATGGAGGATGAGATCTTCAACCAGTCCAGCAGCACGCCCACCTCAACCACCTCCAGCTCTCCCATCCCGCCCAGCCCAGCCAACTGTACCACG GAAAACTCTGAAGATGATAAGAAGAGGGGACGTTCCACAGACAGTGAAGTCAGCCAG TCTCCAGCCAAAAACGGCTCCAAGCCTGTCCACAGCAACCAGCACCCTCAGTCCCCAGCTGTGCCGCCCACCTACCCCTCCGGCCCCCCGCCTGCTGCCTCTGCCTTGAGCACCACTCCTGGCAACAATGGGGTCCCCGCCCCCGCAGCACCCCCAAGTGCCCTGGGCCCCAAGGCCAGTCCAGCTCCCAGCCACAACTCGGGCACCCCTGCTCCCTATGCCCAGGCTGTGGCCCCACCAGCTCCCAGTGGGCCCAGCACGACCCAGCCCCGGCCCCCCAGCGTCCAGCCTAgcggaggcggaggcggcggCAGCGGAGGTGGAGGGAGCAGCAGCAGTAGTAACAGCAGTGCCGGTGGAGGGGCTGGCAAGCAGAATGGCGCCACCA GTTACAGCTCAGTTGTGGCAGACAGCCCGGCAGAGGTGGCTTTGAGCAGCAGTGGGGGCAACAATGCCAGCAGCCAGGCCTTGGGCCCCCCTTCCGGCCCCCACAACCCACCTCCCAGCACCTC GAAGGAACCCAGTGCGGCAGCCCCAACGGGGGCTGGGGGCGTGGCCCCAGGCTCAGGGAACAACTCAGGGGGACCCAGCCTCCTGGTGCCACTGCCTGTGAATCCTCCCAGCTCCCCAACGCCCAGCTTCAGTGATGCCAAGGCAGCCGGTGCCCTGCTCAATGGGCCTCCACAGTTCAGCACCGCCCCAGAAATCAAG GCCCCTGAGCCTCTGAGCTCCTTGAAGTCCATGGCGGAACGGGCAGCCATCAGCTCTGGCATTGAGGACCCTGTGCCAACGCTGCACCTGACCGAGCGAG aCATCATCCTGAGCAGTACATCAGCACCTCCGGCCTCAGCCCAGCCGCCCCTGCAGCTGTCAGAGGTGAACATACCGCTGTCGCTGGGTGTCTGTCCACTGGGCCCTGTGCCCCTCACCAAGGAGCAGCTCTATCAGCAGGCCATGGAAGAGGCCGCCTGGCACCACATGCCTCACCCCTCTGACTCTGAGCGTATTCG GCAGTACCTCCCCCGGAACCCCTGTCCGACGCCCCCCTACCACCACCAGATGCCACCCCCACACTCGGACACTGTGGAATTCTACCAGCGCCTGTCGACCGAGACACTCTTCTTCATCTTCTACTATCTGGAG GGCACTAAGGCACAGTATCTGGCAGCCAAGGCCCTAAAGAAGCAGTCATGGCGATTCCACACCAAGTACATGATGTGGTTCCAGAGGCACGAGGAGCCCAAGACCATCACTGACGAGTTTGAGCAGGTGAGGGCCCCGCCCCCTCTCTTCCCGCTGCTAGGGTTGGGGTAG
- the CNOT3 gene encoding CCR4-NOT transcription complex subunit 3 isoform X7, with the protein MADKRKLQGEIDRCLKKVSEGVEQFEDIWQKLHNAANANQKEKYEADLKKEIKKLQRLRDQIKTWVASNEIKDKRQLIDNRKLIETQMERFKVVERETKTKAYSKEGLGLAQKVDPAQKEKEEVGQWLTNTIDTLNMQVDQFESEVESLSVQTRKKKGDKDQKQDRIEGLKRHIEKHRYHVRMLETILRMLDNDSILVDAIRKIKDDVEYYVDSSQDPDFEENEFLYDDLDLEDIPQALVATSPPSHSHMEDEIFNQSSSTPTSTTSSSPIPPSPANCTTENSEDDKKRGRSTDSEVSQSPAKNGSKPVHSNQHPQSPAVPPTYPSGPPPAASALSTTPGNNGVPAPAAPPSALGPKASPAPSHNSGTPAPYAQAVAPPAPSGPSTTQPRPPSVQPSGGGGGGSGGGGSSSSSNSSAGGGAGKQNGATSYSSVVADSPAEVALSSSGGNNASSQALGPPSGPHNPPPSTSKEPSAAAPTGAGGVAPGSGNNSGGPSLLVPLPVNPPSSPTPSFSDAKAAGALLNGPPQFSTAPEIKAPEPLSSLKSMAERAAISSGIEDPVPTLHLTERDIILSSTSAPPASAQPPLQLSEVNIPLSLGVCPLGPVPLTKEQLYQQAMEEAAWHHMPHPSDSERIRQYLPRNPCPTPPYHHQMPPPHSDTVEFYQRLSTETLFFIFYYLELL; encoded by the exons ATGGCGGACAAGCGCAAACTCCAAG GTGAGATTGATCGCTGCCTCAAGAAGGTGTCCGAGGGCGTGGAGCAGTTTGAAGATATTTGGCAGAAG CTCCACAATGCAGCCAACGCGAACCAGAAAGAAAAGTATGAGGCTGACCTAAAGAAGGAGATTAAGAAGCTACAA CGGCTGAGGGACCAAATCAAGACATGGGTAGCGTCCAACGAGATCAAGGACAAGAGGCAGCTTATAGACAACCGCAAGCTCATTGAGACG CAAATGGAACGGTTCAAAGTTGTGGAACGAGAGACCAAAACCAAAGCTTACAGCAAAgagggcctgggcctggcccagaagGTAGATCCTGcccagaaggagaaggaagaggttgGCCAGTGGCTCACG aATACCATCGACACGCTCAACATGCAGGTGGACCAGTTTGAGAGTGAAGTGGAGTCACTGTCAGTGCAGACACGCAAGAAGAAGGGCGACAAGGAT CAGAAGCAGGACCGGATTGAGGGCTTGAAGCGGCACATCGAGAAGCACCGCTACCACGTGCGCATGCTAGAGACCATCCTGCGCATGCTGGACAATGACTCCATCCTCGTTGACGCCATCCGCAAGATCAAGGACGACGTTGAGTACTATGTTGACTCATCCCAGGACCCCGACTTCGAGGAGAACGAGTTTCTCTACGATGACCTGGACCTCGAGGACATTC CACAGGCGCTGGTCGCCACCTCCCCTCCCAGCCACAGCCACATGGAGGATGAGATCTTCAACCAGTCCAGCAGCACGCCCACCTCAACCACCTCCAGCTCTCCCATCCCGCCCAGCCCAGCCAACTGTACCACG GAAAACTCTGAAGATGATAAGAAGAGGGGACGTTCCACAGACAGTGAAGTCAGCCAG TCTCCAGCCAAAAACGGCTCCAAGCCTGTCCACAGCAACCAGCACCCTCAGTCCCCAGCTGTGCCGCCCACCTACCCCTCCGGCCCCCCGCCTGCTGCCTCTGCCTTGAGCACCACTCCTGGCAACAATGGGGTCCCCGCCCCCGCAGCACCCCCAAGTGCCCTGGGCCCCAAGGCCAGTCCAGCTCCCAGCCACAACTCGGGCACCCCTGCTCCCTATGCCCAGGCTGTGGCCCCACCAGCTCCCAGTGGGCCCAGCACGACCCAGCCCCGGCCCCCCAGCGTCCAGCCTAgcggaggcggaggcggcggCAGCGGAGGTGGAGGGAGCAGCAGCAGTAGTAACAGCAGTGCCGGTGGAGGGGCTGGCAAGCAGAATGGCGCCACCA GTTACAGCTCAGTTGTGGCAGACAGCCCGGCAGAGGTGGCTTTGAGCAGCAGTGGGGGCAACAATGCCAGCAGCCAGGCCTTGGGCCCCCCTTCCGGCCCCCACAACCCACCTCCCAGCACCTC GAAGGAACCCAGTGCGGCAGCCCCAACGGGGGCTGGGGGCGTGGCCCCAGGCTCAGGGAACAACTCAGGGGGACCCAGCCTCCTGGTGCCACTGCCTGTGAATCCTCCCAGCTCCCCAACGCCCAGCTTCAGTGATGCCAAGGCAGCCGGTGCCCTGCTCAATGGGCCTCCACAGTTCAGCACCGCCCCAGAAATCAAG GCCCCTGAGCCTCTGAGCTCCTTGAAGTCCATGGCGGAACGGGCAGCCATCAGCTCTGGCATTGAGGACCCTGTGCCAACGCTGCACCTGACCGAGCGAG aCATCATCCTGAGCAGTACATCAGCACCTCCGGCCTCAGCCCAGCCGCCCCTGCAGCTGTCAGAGGTGAACATACCGCTGTCGCTGGGTGTCTGTCCACTGGGCCCTGTGCCCCTCACCAAGGAGCAGCTCTATCAGCAGGCCATGGAAGAGGCCGCCTGGCACCACATGCCTCACCCCTCTGACTCTGAGCGTATTCG GCAGTACCTCCCCCGGAACCCCTGTCCGACGCCCCCCTACCACCACCAGATGCCACCCCCACACTCGGACACTGTGGAATTCTACCAGCGCCTGTCGACCGAGACACTCTTCTTCATCTTCTACTATCTGGAG CTTCTCTGA
- the CNOT3 gene encoding CCR4-NOT transcription complex subunit 3 isoform 9 (isoform 9 is encoded by transcript variant 9): MLETILRMLDNDSILVDAIRKIKDDVEYYVDSSQDPDFEENEFLYDDLDLEDIPQALVATSPPSHSHMEDEIFNQSSSTPTSTTSSSPIPPSPANCTTENSEDDKKRGRSTDSEVSQSPAKNGSKPVHSNQHPQSPAVPPTYPSGPPPAASALSTTPGNNGVPAPAAPPSALGPKASPAPSHNSGTPAPYAQAVAPPAPSGPSTTQPRPPSVQPSGGGGGGSGGGGSSSSSNSSAGGGAGKQNGATSYSSVVADSPAEVALSSSGGNNASSQALGPPSGPHNPPPSTSKEPSAAAPTGAGGVAPGSGNNSGGPSLLVPLPVNPPSSPTPSFSDAKAAGALLNGPPQFSTAPEIKAPEPLSSLKSMAERAAISSGIEDPVPTLHLTERDIILSSTSAPPASAQPPLQLSEVNIPLSLGVCPLGPVPLTKEQLYQQAMEEAAWHHMPHPSDSERIRQYLPRNPCPTPPYHHQMPPPHSDTVEFYQRLSTETLFFIFYYLEGTKAQYLAAKALKKQSWRFHTKYMMWFQRHEEPKTITDEFEQVRAPPPLFPLLGLG, from the exons ATGCTAGAGACCATCCTGCGCATGCTGGACAATGACTCCATCCTCGTTGACGCCATCCGCAAGATCAAGGACGACGTTGAGTACTATGTTGACTCATCCCAGGACCCCGACTTCGAGGAGAACGAGTTTCTCTACGATGACCTGGACCTCGAGGACATTC CACAGGCGCTGGTCGCCACCTCCCCTCCCAGCCACAGCCACATGGAGGATGAGATCTTCAACCAGTCCAGCAGCACGCCCACCTCAACCACCTCCAGCTCTCCCATCCCGCCCAGCCCAGCCAACTGTACCACG GAAAACTCTGAAGATGATAAGAAGAGGGGACGTTCCACAGACAGTGAAGTCAGCCAG TCTCCAGCCAAAAACGGCTCCAAGCCTGTCCACAGCAACCAGCACCCTCAGTCCCCAGCTGTGCCGCCCACCTACCCCTCCGGCCCCCCGCCTGCTGCCTCTGCCTTGAGCACCACTCCTGGCAACAATGGGGTCCCCGCCCCCGCAGCACCCCCAAGTGCCCTGGGCCCCAAGGCCAGTCCAGCTCCCAGCCACAACTCGGGCACCCCTGCTCCCTATGCCCAGGCTGTGGCCCCACCAGCTCCCAGTGGGCCCAGCACGACCCAGCCCCGGCCCCCCAGCGTCCAGCCTAgcggaggcggaggcggcggCAGCGGAGGTGGAGGGAGCAGCAGCAGTAGTAACAGCAGTGCCGGTGGAGGGGCTGGCAAGCAGAATGGCGCCACCA GTTACAGCTCAGTTGTGGCAGACAGCCCGGCAGAGGTGGCTTTGAGCAGCAGTGGGGGCAACAATGCCAGCAGCCAGGCCTTGGGCCCCCCTTCCGGCCCCCACAACCCACCTCCCAGCACCTC GAAGGAACCCAGTGCGGCAGCCCCAACGGGGGCTGGGGGCGTGGCCCCAGGCTCAGGGAACAACTCAGGGGGACCCAGCCTCCTGGTGCCACTGCCTGTGAATCCTCCCAGCTCCCCAACGCCCAGCTTCAGTGATGCCAAGGCAGCCGGTGCCCTGCTCAATGGGCCTCCACAGTTCAGCACCGCCCCAGAAATCAAG GCCCCTGAGCCTCTGAGCTCCTTGAAGTCCATGGCGGAACGGGCAGCCATCAGCTCTGGCATTGAGGACCCTGTGCCAACGCTGCACCTGACCGAGCGAG aCATCATCCTGAGCAGTACATCAGCACCTCCGGCCTCAGCCCAGCCGCCCCTGCAGCTGTCAGAGGTGAACATACCGCTGTCGCTGGGTGTCTGTCCACTGGGCCCTGTGCCCCTCACCAAGGAGCAGCTCTATCAGCAGGCCATGGAAGAGGCCGCCTGGCACCACATGCCTCACCCCTCTGACTCTGAGCGTATTCG GCAGTACCTCCCCCGGAACCCCTGTCCGACGCCCCCCTACCACCACCAGATGCCACCCCCACACTCGGACACTGTGGAATTCTACCAGCGCCTGTCGACCGAGACACTCTTCTTCATCTTCTACTATCTGGAG GGCACTAAGGCACAGTATCTGGCAGCCAAGGCCCTAAAGAAGCAGTCATGGCGATTCCACACCAAGTACATGATGTGGTTCCAGAGGCACGAGGAGCCCAAGACCATCACTGACGAGTTTGAGCAGGTGAGGGCCCCGCCCCCTCTCTTCCCGCTGCTAGGGTTGGGGTAG